A genomic region of Myxococcaceae bacterium JPH2 contains the following coding sequences:
- a CDS encoding oxidoreductase, with amino-acid sequence MVAAGIWLAMGLALGSAELKWDPQTSGTTVRLRGVSAVDARVAWASGDKGTVLRTTDGGKTWSAAPVPGADALDFRDVDAFSERTAYVLSIGPGDKSRIYKTTDGGAHWTLQFTNPQPGAFFNGMAFWDERHGVAFSDPVDGRFVVITTEDGGTTWKPVLPEAIPPASPGEAGFAASGTSIAVQGTENAWFGLGGSVARVLRSTDRGHSWTVATTPLATGEGAGVFSLFFWTAKAGVALGGNYKKPEERSGTAAVTLDGGRTWSAPTDAPPTGYRSCVAAITRNRQMWLIAVGPTGSDFSLNGGRTWEALDTTGFHAVSSPRSRDTAFAVGEEGRIAKLVSAAPTKP; translated from the coding sequence ATGGTGGCAGCGGGCATCTGGCTGGCGATGGGACTCGCGCTGGGAAGCGCGGAACTGAAGTGGGACCCACAGACCAGCGGAACCACCGTGCGGCTGAGGGGAGTCAGCGCGGTGGATGCGCGGGTCGCCTGGGCGAGCGGTGACAAGGGCACGGTGCTGCGCACCACGGATGGCGGCAAGACGTGGTCCGCCGCGCCTGTCCCTGGCGCGGACGCGCTCGACTTCCGAGACGTGGATGCGTTCAGCGAGCGCACCGCGTACGTGCTGTCCATCGGGCCCGGCGACAAGTCCCGCATCTACAAGACCACCGACGGTGGCGCGCACTGGACGCTCCAGTTCACCAATCCGCAGCCCGGTGCGTTCTTCAACGGGATGGCCTTCTGGGATGAGCGGCACGGCGTGGCCTTCAGCGACCCGGTGGACGGCCGCTTCGTCGTCATCACCACCGAGGACGGGGGAACGACCTGGAAGCCCGTGCTCCCCGAAGCCATCCCCCCCGCCTCCCCAGGCGAGGCGGGCTTCGCGGCCAGCGGCACGAGCATCGCCGTGCAGGGCACGGAGAACGCGTGGTTCGGACTGGGCGGCTCGGTGGCGCGCGTGCTGCGCTCCACGGACCGAGGCCACTCGTGGACCGTCGCGACGACCCCGCTGGCCACGGGCGAAGGCGCGGGGGTCTTCTCGCTCTTCTTCTGGACCGCGAAGGCGGGCGTCGCGTTGGGTGGCAACTACAAGAAGCCGGAGGAGCGAAGCGGCACCGCGGCCGTCACGCTCGACGGAGGAAGGACCTGGAGCGCCCCCACGGACGCGCCCCCCACTGGCTATCGCTCGTGTGTCGCCGCCATCACGCGGAACCGGCAGATGTGGCTCATCGCGGTGGGCCCCACGGGCTCCGACTTCTCCCTCAATGGCGGGCGCACCTGGGAGGCGCTGGACACCACCGGCTTCCACGCCGTGTCCTCCCCCCGCTCACGAGACACCGCGTTCGCCGTGGGCGAGGAAGGCCGCATCGCGAAGCTCGTCTCCGCCGCGCCTACGAAGCCGTAA
- a CDS encoding DNRLRE domain-containing protein encodes MSRRNSLSLSTLGLLAAVACGPAPSGEAPGNESVPAPQTRAAALGSTTVSLTPVADAQVTSDAPTTNYGSSTTWLVNRQSALSYLRFDLSGIPSNAHITAVTLSAQAYDGFAYGGDGNVYTTFVPDDTWTETGITWNNKPATSGTSLGEWFLWYSSTPENKLGVNSSPLLIPVVQQELAGDKKLSFRLNSPGYKTRYRSREYADATQRPKLVITYELLDVTTVLEPEADTYANGDFWGERDWNYGSATELLIHPYFDRRVFLRFNLGSIPASATIKSATLSATAFFGFSGGGDGNVYTHLVPDNTWGESTLTYNNQPAVQGDPLGSWFLWYPQESPNFDQVGTTSDPALIPAIQSASQGSDRRISFRLTSTGVPGYQTSYYSRESPDATKHPKLTVTYSP; translated from the coding sequence GTGTCACGAAGAAACTCTCTCTCACTCTCCACGCTGGGATTGCTGGCCGCGGTGGCTTGCGGCCCGGCCCCCTCCGGCGAGGCTCCTGGCAACGAGTCCGTGCCCGCGCCACAGACACGCGCTGCGGCACTGGGAAGCACCACCGTGTCGCTCACGCCGGTCGCGGACGCGCAGGTGACGTCGGACGCGCCCACCACGAACTATGGCAGCAGTACGACCTGGCTCGTGAATCGGCAGAGCGCTCTGAGCTATCTGCGCTTCGACCTCAGTGGCATCCCGTCGAATGCGCATATCACCGCGGTCACGCTGAGCGCCCAAGCCTACGACGGCTTCGCGTATGGCGGTGATGGCAATGTCTACACGACCTTCGTGCCGGATGACACCTGGACTGAGACAGGTATCACCTGGAACAACAAGCCCGCGACCTCGGGGACCTCGTTGGGCGAGTGGTTTCTCTGGTACAGCTCGACACCCGAGAACAAGCTGGGCGTCAACTCGAGTCCGCTGCTCATTCCCGTGGTGCAGCAGGAGTTGGCGGGCGACAAGAAGTTGAGCTTCCGCTTGAATTCTCCGGGCTACAAGACGCGCTACCGCTCGCGCGAATACGCTGACGCCACCCAGCGCCCGAAGCTCGTCATCACCTACGAATTGCTGGATGTCACCACCGTGCTCGAACCCGAGGCGGATACGTATGCCAATGGCGACTTCTGGGGAGAGCGAGATTGGAACTACGGCAGCGCGACCGAGTTGCTGATCCACCCCTACTTCGACCGGCGAGTCTTCCTGCGGTTCAACTTGGGAAGCATCCCGGCGAGCGCGACCATCAAGTCCGCCACGCTCTCCGCCACCGCGTTCTTCGGTTTCTCTGGGGGAGGGGACGGCAACGTGTACACGCACCTGGTTCCGGACAACACGTGGGGGGAATCGACGCTGACGTATAACAATCAGCCCGCCGTCCAAGGCGATCCCCTGGGCTCGTGGTTCCTCTGGTATCCCCAAGAGTCCCCGAACTTTGATCAGGTTGGCACCACGAGCGATCCGGCCCTCATCCCCGCCATCCAGAGCGCCTCGCAAGGCTCGGATCGGCGCATCTCCTTCCGACTCACCTCGACGGGCGTACCGGGCTACCAGACGTCCTATTACTCGCGCGAGTCGCCGGATGCGACGAAGCACCCGAAGCTCACCGTGACCTATTCGCCGTAG
- a CDS encoding 2Fe-2S iron-sulfur cluster binding domain-containing protein, translating into MARVKVESTWYPLEPEETVLDGLLRQGVTVPHACRAGACQSCMMRGVAGSVPSAAQVGLKDTLKARSYFLACMCKLPEGTGLEVAGAQDLRVPARLTALERLTTDVLRVRLEPEATLDYRAGQYVTLLRADGLARSYSLASLPREKHLELHVRLVPGGTLSGWLAREARLGEQVALQGPAGECFYVPGNPEAPLLLAGTGTGLAPLYGIARDALEQGHTGPLFLFHGAREPGGLYLVETLRELAARHPNFRYRPNVLCGGGAGVEEGSIEALLPTVLPKRPQGWRAYLCGNVEGVLSLRKKLFLAGFSLKDIHADAFLPSTPPGGPRAGAA; encoded by the coding sequence ATGGCGAGAGTGAAAGTCGAGTCGACGTGGTACCCGCTGGAGCCCGAGGAGACCGTCCTCGACGGCCTCTTGCGGCAAGGGGTGACGGTTCCCCACGCGTGCAGAGCGGGGGCCTGTCAGTCCTGCATGATGCGAGGCGTGGCGGGCAGCGTTCCCTCCGCGGCGCAGGTCGGACTCAAGGACACGCTCAAGGCCCGAAGCTACTTTCTCGCCTGCATGTGCAAGCTGCCCGAGGGCACGGGCCTGGAGGTAGCGGGGGCACAAGACCTGCGCGTGCCCGCGCGGCTCACCGCCTTGGAGCGACTCACGACGGATGTGCTGCGCGTCCGTCTGGAACCCGAGGCGACGCTCGACTATCGCGCGGGCCAGTACGTCACCCTGCTGCGCGCGGATGGACTCGCGCGCAGCTATTCGCTGGCGAGCCTGCCTCGGGAGAAACACCTGGAGCTGCACGTGCGCCTGGTCCCGGGCGGCACCCTGAGCGGCTGGCTGGCCCGCGAGGCCCGTCTCGGTGAGCAGGTCGCGCTGCAAGGCCCCGCGGGCGAGTGCTTCTACGTACCTGGCAACCCCGAGGCACCGCTGCTCCTGGCGGGCACGGGGACGGGACTCGCGCCGCTGTATGGCATTGCCCGAGACGCGCTGGAGCAAGGGCATACCGGGCCGCTCTTCCTCTTCCACGGCGCGCGGGAGCCAGGCGGGCTGTACCTCGTGGAGACGCTGCGCGAGCTGGCGGCGCGGCACCCGAACTTCCGCTACCGCCCGAACGTGCTGTGCGGCGGCGGGGCTGGCGTGGAGGAGGGGAGCATCGAGGCGCTCCTCCCCACCGTCCTGCCCAAGCGGCCTCAGGGATGGCGGGCCTACCTCTGCGGCAACGTCGAAGGGGTGCTATCCCTGCGCAAGAAGCTCTTCCTGGCGGGGTTCTCCCTGAAGGACATCCACGCGGATGCCTTCCTACCGAGCACACCGCCAGGGGGGCCCCGCGCCGGAGCCGCCTGA
- a CDS encoding Rrf2 family transcriptional regulator, with protein MHLTLHADYALRVLIYLAARPDRPTSTQEMADAYGISKHHLVRVVQTLGSLGYVEIRPGRAGGVLLASPPRDIRLGTVVRAAEPDFHLVECFDPARNTCPIAAACGLKGVLAEAQRAFLETLDRYTLEDLLRRSKPGMANLFRVSPANDAQD; from the coding sequence TTGCATCTCACCCTTCACGCCGACTACGCGCTGCGCGTCCTCATCTACCTCGCGGCGCGTCCCGACCGCCCGACGTCCACGCAGGAGATGGCGGACGCCTACGGAATCTCCAAGCACCACCTGGTCCGCGTCGTCCAGACGCTGGGGAGCCTGGGCTATGTCGAGATCCGCCCCGGGCGGGCGGGCGGCGTCCTGCTCGCCAGTCCTCCGAGGGACATCCGGCTGGGCACGGTCGTGCGCGCGGCCGAGCCGGACTTCCACCTGGTGGAGTGCTTCGACCCCGCGCGGAACACCTGCCCCATCGCGGCGGCGTGTGGACTCAAGGGCGTGCTCGCGGAGGCCCAGAGAGCCTTCCTGGAGACGCTGGACCGCTACACGCTGGAGGACCTGCTGCGCCGCTCCAAGCCAGGAATGGCCAACCTCTTCCGCGTGTCCCCAGCGAACGACGCGCAAGACTGA
- a CDS encoding group 1 truncated hemoglobin: MSSVYEQLGGEPAMAAAVELFYRKVLADDRISHYFEDVDMDRQAAKQQAFLTMVCGGPSHYSGKDMREGHRHLVKRGLNDIHFNAVAEHLQGTLEELGVSADLVRQVMAVAEGARADVLNR; the protein is encoded by the coding sequence ATGTCGAGCGTGTACGAGCAGTTGGGCGGAGAGCCGGCGATGGCGGCGGCGGTGGAGCTTTTCTACCGGAAGGTCCTCGCGGATGACCGCATCAGCCACTACTTCGAGGACGTGGACATGGACCGGCAGGCCGCGAAGCAGCAGGCCTTCTTGACGATGGTGTGCGGCGGCCCTTCGCACTACTCGGGCAAGGACATGCGCGAGGGTCACCGCCACCTGGTGAAGCGGGGCCTGAATGACATCCACTTCAACGCGGTGGCGGAGCATCTCCAGGGGACGCTGGAGGAGCTGGGTGTATCGGCGGACCTCGTGAGGCAGGTGATGGCGGTCGCAGAGGGTGCCCGCGCGGATGTGCTGAACCGCTGA
- a CDS encoding tryptophanase — protein MVHPYIPEPFRIKVVEPLHKLTRAEREARIAAARHNLFGLRSEDCYIDLLTDSGTSAMSTEQWAGVMRGDETYAGASSYYKLIAAGQDLFGYDYIQPVHQGRAAEKVLLPLFLSQDKYAISNTFFDTTRAHVILAGARPLDAVVEDAKVPTRRAPFKGNMDIGRMEALIAEHGAKNIGLVVMTITNNSAGGQPVSMRNLRDVAAVCRQHHLPLCIDGARYAENCFFIQRDELEFKDTPIRSIIRELFSLGDMFVMSSKKDALVNIGGLVGVKDPESPWVAAIKAQCINHEGFYTYGGLAGRDLEALSIGLYEGTDEAYLRYRVGQLEYLAAKLDHAGIAYQSPVGGHGLYVDAAAMYPQLPYTEFPGQVLAVELYKEAGIRACDIGSFMLGRAPDTGEQLKADFEFTRLALPRRVYTQAHLDVVAEALVAIKKRASAIQRGFRITWEPPLLRHFQAHLEPLE, from the coding sequence ATGGTCCACCCTTACATTCCTGAACCCTTTCGTATCAAAGTCGTCGAGCCCCTTCACAAGCTGACCCGAGCAGAACGCGAAGCCAGGATTGCCGCCGCCCGACACAACCTCTTCGGCCTGCGGAGCGAGGATTGTTATATCGACCTGCTCACCGACTCCGGCACCAGCGCCATGAGCACGGAGCAATGGGCCGGAGTGATGCGCGGAGATGAGACCTACGCGGGCGCATCCAGCTATTACAAGCTCATCGCCGCCGGGCAGGACCTCTTCGGATACGACTACATTCAGCCGGTCCACCAGGGCCGCGCGGCGGAGAAGGTCCTGCTGCCGCTCTTCCTCTCTCAAGACAAGTACGCCATCTCCAACACGTTCTTCGACACCACGCGAGCCCACGTCATCCTCGCGGGCGCGCGTCCGTTGGACGCCGTGGTGGAAGACGCCAAGGTCCCAACCCGGCGAGCCCCCTTCAAGGGCAACATGGACATCGGCCGGATGGAGGCCCTCATCGCCGAGCACGGCGCGAAGAACATCGGGTTGGTGGTCATGACCATCACCAACAACTCCGCAGGGGGCCAGCCGGTGAGCATGCGCAACCTCCGCGACGTGGCGGCCGTCTGTCGCCAGCACCACCTGCCGCTCTGCATCGACGGCGCTCGCTACGCCGAGAACTGCTTCTTCATCCAGCGCGACGAACTGGAGTTCAAGGACACCCCCATCCGGAGCATCATCCGAGAGCTGTTCAGCCTTGGCGACATGTTCGTCATGTCATCCAAGAAGGATGCCCTGGTGAACATCGGTGGGCTCGTTGGCGTGAAGGACCCCGAGTCCCCGTGGGTCGCCGCCATCAAGGCCCAATGCATCAACCACGAGGGCTTCTATACCTATGGCGGACTCGCCGGGCGTGACCTGGAGGCCCTGTCCATTGGACTGTACGAGGGCACGGACGAGGCCTACCTTCGGTACCGGGTGGGGCAACTGGAGTACCTGGCGGCGAAGCTGGACCACGCGGGCATCGCCTATCAGAGCCCCGTGGGCGGACACGGCCTCTATGTCGACGCCGCCGCGATGTACCCCCAACTGCCCTATACCGAGTTCCCGGGACAGGTCCTGGCGGTGGAGCTGTACAAGGAAGCAGGCATTCGCGCCTGCGACATCGGCAGCTTCATGCTGGGCAGAGCCCCCGATACCGGTGAGCAGTTGAAGGCCGACTTCGAGTTCACCCGGCTGGCCCTGCCGCGCCGGGTCTACACCCAGGCCCATCTGGACGTGGTCGCCGAGGCCCTCGTCGCCATCAAGAAGCGCGCGAGCGCCATCCAGCGCGGCTTTCGCATCACCTGGGAGCCACCACTCTTGCGCCACTTCCAGGCTCACCTGGAGCCGCTCGAATAG
- a CDS encoding nucleoside hydrolase, translating into MDLIVETDLGRDPDDFFALLYLVAAGARIRAITLSPGDKDQVAVARFLCRELGLDIPIGSAGPEREKSSVGSVHVDLLKKYQWPSRQPPDALGQDVLRETMARYPEAEWFIIGPLQNVGGYLASDSPRLPRRATMQGGFVGYHLHAPSVRLEKFEGRESVATFNLNGDVKSAQRFLTHDIPRRFVGKNVCHTMVYDRDILRRHREHPPRSRAMELFLEAMAMYLAHSPEKMFHDPTAAVCHLHPEVGTWLPGELFREKGGWGTRPGGRDAMLVELQREAVWTHIFTGT; encoded by the coding sequence ATGGATTTGATTGTCGAGACCGACCTCGGACGCGACCCCGATGACTTCTTTGCCCTGCTCTACCTGGTCGCGGCGGGAGCCCGCATCCGCGCCATCACCCTGTCCCCAGGTGACAAGGACCAGGTGGCTGTCGCCCGCTTCCTCTGTCGTGAGCTGGGGCTGGACATCCCGATTGGTAGCGCTGGGCCCGAGCGAGAGAAGTCCAGCGTGGGCAGCGTCCACGTGGACCTGCTCAAGAAGTACCAGTGGCCCAGTCGCCAGCCACCGGATGCGCTGGGCCAGGACGTGCTGCGCGAGACCATGGCGCGCTACCCCGAGGCCGAGTGGTTCATCATCGGCCCGCTCCAGAATGTCGGCGGCTACCTCGCGAGTGATTCGCCCAGGCTTCCCCGCCGCGCCACCATGCAAGGCGGCTTCGTGGGGTATCACCTGCATGCCCCGTCGGTGCGGCTCGAGAAGTTCGAGGGCCGAGAGTCCGTGGCGACCTTCAACCTGAATGGTGACGTGAAGAGCGCCCAGCGCTTCCTCACCCACGACATCCCTCGGCGCTTCGTGGGCAAGAACGTCTGCCACACCATGGTCTATGACCGGGACATCCTGCGGCGGCATCGGGAGCACCCGCCGCGCTCTCGCGCCATGGAGCTCTTCCTGGAGGCCATGGCGATGTATCTCGCCCACTCGCCAGAGAAGATGTTCCATGACCCCACCGCCGCGGTCTGTCACCTGCATCCCGAGGTGGGCACGTGGCTCCCGGGCGAACTCTTCCGCGAGAAGGGCGGCTGGGGGACGCGCCCGGGAGGCCGAGACGCGATGCTCGTCGAGCTTCAGCGCGAGGCGGTCTGGACGCACATCTTCACGGGCACGTAG
- a CDS encoding carboxypeptidase regulatory-like domain-containing protein — MGLPGAFVLLRHPGRVEQVVTGEEGQFFYEPPLDGDTAIASVTKEGFRPYAPAPRQGEIHFWGSAGARVGGVTIALHPLVMFDGVVLDEQGHPVSGASVYFVATGHLNTEFAKTPKVRSDSEGKFRLPLIPDAMVEASLGDRVSRSECLEWTTQYPLTIQFEGRHESEMQRSIEGIVLDARGDPVPDVVVEAQEVIGVAMREKEDGSGSRTSPPPRMMEFRANVIGHSDELGRFMLGPLESGLYRVFVPGEDTEGSIVEDGTRDLAIRLETPGQLLGRVTVKGEGAPVESFTVMLFRDVAASQVMIGVARQERQRFHFFSAGGTYSIARLHPGTYAMTVTAPGYRDASVDDFVVSANEDQCLDFELVPASRAHGIVVDASTGTPIRGARITTREPESRGLFWQALRSETPEIDAEDAWSDADGRFSLARTSSAFRVERAGYMSWEQRMMSSEAAYRIQLSPLVGDAGVGVEFGGVGMSWQRPEDGDDRGLPVLEVQHESPAERAGVLSGDRLEAVDGTPVQSLSDGEMIALIRGDVGTPVMLRVRRGDQTLHDIVIVRGRLISQ; from the coding sequence ATGGGCCTCCCCGGTGCGTTCGTGCTCTTGAGGCACCCGGGGCGTGTCGAGCAGGTTGTGACAGGCGAAGAGGGACAATTCTTCTACGAGCCTCCCCTGGATGGGGACACCGCGATCGCGAGCGTGACGAAGGAGGGATTTCGCCCATACGCTCCCGCGCCTCGCCAAGGCGAGATTCACTTCTGGGGGAGTGCTGGAGCCCGAGTCGGTGGAGTCACCATTGCTCTGCATCCGCTCGTGATGTTTGACGGCGTGGTGCTGGATGAGCAGGGGCATCCCGTGAGTGGCGCCTCGGTCTATTTCGTCGCCACGGGACACTTGAATACGGAGTTCGCTAAGACCCCGAAGGTGCGTTCCGATTCCGAGGGCAAGTTCAGACTGCCGTTGATTCCGGATGCCATGGTGGAGGCGTCCCTGGGCGACAGGGTATCTCGATCCGAATGCTTGGAATGGACAACGCAGTATCCCCTTACTATCCAATTCGAGGGGCGCCACGAGAGCGAGATGCAGAGGTCAATCGAAGGTATTGTGCTGGATGCCCGCGGTGACCCGGTTCCCGACGTTGTCGTCGAGGCTCAAGAAGTCATCGGCGTTGCGATGCGCGAGAAGGAGGATGGTTCAGGCTCGCGCACCTCTCCTCCTCCTCGCATGATGGAGTTCAGAGCGAATGTCATTGGACACTCCGATGAACTCGGGCGGTTCATGTTGGGTCCGCTGGAGAGTGGTCTCTACCGAGTATTCGTCCCTGGGGAGGATACGGAGGGCTCGATTGTCGAGGACGGGACGCGGGACCTGGCCATCCGGCTCGAAACTCCCGGACAGCTTCTCGGGCGTGTCACCGTGAAGGGAGAAGGCGCTCCGGTTGAGTCCTTCACCGTGATGCTCTTCAGGGACGTGGCTGCCTCGCAAGTGATGATCGGGGTTGCCCGGCAAGAACGGCAGCGATTCCACTTCTTCAGCGCAGGGGGAACGTACTCGATAGCGCGCCTCCACCCGGGCACGTATGCGATGACCGTCACCGCACCGGGCTACCGTGATGCATCCGTTGATGATTTCGTGGTCTCGGCAAATGAGGACCAGTGTCTGGATTTTGAGCTCGTCCCGGCAAGCCGTGCGCATGGCATCGTGGTGGATGCGAGTACGGGGACGCCGATTCGAGGTGCGCGGATCACGACGCGGGAACCTGAGTCCCGAGGACTATTCTGGCAGGCGCTGCGCTCGGAGACTCCGGAGATTGACGCTGAGGATGCCTGGTCCGATGCGGATGGCCGCTTCTCATTGGCTCGGACGAGCTCTGCCTTCAGGGTGGAGCGAGCTGGATATATGAGCTGGGAGCAACGGATGATGTCCTCCGAAGCCGCCTATCGGATTCAGTTGAGCCCTCTGGTGGGGGATGCGGGTGTGGGAGTGGAGTTCGGGGGAGTGGGGATGAGCTGGCAGCGTCCAGAGGACGGCGACGACAGGGGGCTCCCAGTCCTCGAAGTACAGCACGAGAGCCCCGCCGAGCGGGCTGGCGTCCTGTCCGGGGACCGATTGGAGGCGGTCGACGGGACTCCAGTTCAGAGCCTGAGCGACGGTGAGATGATCGCCTTGATTCGTGGCGATGTCGGCACGCCCGTGATGCTCCGTGTCCGAAGAGGAGACCAGACACTCCACGACATCGTGATCGTCCGAGGACGGCTCATCTCGCAGTAG